The Streptomyces sp. P9-A4 genome contains a region encoding:
- a CDS encoding F510_1955 family glycosylhydrolase, translating to MTKHYSGRTAAALATLSLAVALTACSADADTGAATDPGAALSHIHGLGLRGDTLYVATHQGLHTPGADGRPTPVGDRRDDFMGFTVTPDGTFLASGHPAPGAAGPADLGLVASTDAGITWREKSLGGEVDFHALDTASDSTVYGYDSANGLLRVSTDGVTWEDRATLPALDIAVSPTAPGTVLATTESGVVRSTDGGRTFAPGAGRVLAYVSWGAPGALFGVGPDGVLFRGTAGGTVWTRVSTVPGGAPQALTVVDARRLLVATQDGVYESRDAGVRFERRVAVTTGEGGH from the coding sequence ATGACGAAGCACTACTCCGGCCGCACGGCCGCCGCCCTCGCCACGCTGTCCCTCGCCGTGGCCCTCACCGCCTGTTCGGCCGATGCCGACACCGGCGCCGCGACGGACCCCGGCGCCGCCCTCAGCCACATCCACGGGCTCGGCCTCCGCGGCGACACCCTCTACGTCGCCACCCACCAAGGGCTCCACACCCCCGGCGCCGACGGCCGGCCCACACCGGTCGGCGACCGCCGGGACGACTTCATGGGCTTCACGGTCACCCCCGACGGCACCTTCCTGGCGAGCGGACACCCCGCACCGGGCGCCGCCGGGCCCGCCGACCTCGGCCTCGTCGCGTCGACGGACGCCGGGATCACCTGGCGGGAGAAGTCGCTCGGCGGCGAGGTCGACTTCCACGCCCTCGACACCGCCTCCGACTCCACCGTCTACGGATACGACAGCGCGAACGGACTGCTGCGGGTCAGCACCGACGGCGTCACCTGGGAGGACCGCGCCACCCTGCCCGCCCTCGACATCGCCGTCTCCCCCACCGCACCCGGGACCGTCCTGGCCACCACCGAGTCCGGCGTGGTCCGCAGCACGGACGGCGGCAGGACGTTCGCCCCGGGCGCGGGCCGGGTCCTCGCGTACGTCTCCTGGGGCGCCCCCGGCGCCCTCTTCGGCGTCGGTCCGGACGGCGTCCTCTTCCGGGGGACGGCCGGGGGCACCGTCTGGACCCGGGTGTCGACCGTCCCGGGCGGCGCCCCGCAGGCGCTCACCGTCGTCGACGCGCGCCGGCTGCTCGTCGCCACCCAGGACGGGGTGTACGAGTCCCGGGACGCGGGAGTCCGCTTCGAGCGGCGCGTCGCGGTGACCACCGGGGAGGGCGGCCACTGA
- a CDS encoding pirin family protein: MSNLDRQAALTVCGGRGFVVAEPVRELLSPRHVRLGESTEVRRLLPNLGRRMVGAWTFVDHYGPDDIADEPGMQVPPHPHMGLQTVSWLHEGEVLHRDSTGSLQTIRPRELGLMTSGRAISHSEESPRPHARYLHGAQLWVALPDAHRHVEPHFQHHAELPRVTAPGLTATVILGALDGAASPGTTYTPLVGADLALTAGTETDLPLDPDFEYAVLAMSGEVHVDGVPVLPGSMLYLGCGRTELPLRAASDAGLMLLGGEPFEEEIVMWWNFVGRADEEIREAREAWMTSDRFGEVKGYGGARLDAPEVPATQLKARGRVR; the protein is encoded by the coding sequence ATGAGCAATCTTGATCGTCAGGCCGCCCTGACCGTGTGCGGTGGCCGCGGCTTCGTCGTCGCCGAGCCGGTACGGGAACTCCTCAGCCCCCGGCACGTCCGCCTCGGCGAGTCGACCGAGGTCCGCCGGCTGCTCCCGAACCTCGGCCGGCGGATGGTGGGCGCCTGGACCTTCGTCGACCACTACGGCCCCGACGACATCGCCGACGAACCCGGCATGCAGGTCCCGCCGCACCCGCACATGGGGCTCCAGACCGTCAGCTGGCTCCACGAGGGCGAGGTGCTGCACCGCGACTCCACCGGCAGCCTCCAGACCATCCGCCCGCGCGAGCTGGGCCTCATGACCTCGGGCCGTGCCATCTCCCACTCCGAGGAGAGCCCCCGGCCGCACGCCCGCTACCTGCACGGCGCCCAGCTCTGGGTCGCGCTCCCCGACGCCCACCGCCATGTCGAGCCGCACTTCCAGCACCATGCCGAGCTGCCCCGCGTCACCGCGCCGGGCCTCACGGCCACCGTCATCCTGGGCGCCCTCGACGGTGCCGCCTCGCCCGGCACCACGTACACCCCGCTCGTCGGCGCCGACCTCGCGCTGACCGCCGGCACCGAGACGGACCTTCCGCTGGACCCGGACTTCGAGTACGCGGTCCTCGCGATGTCCGGCGAGGTCCACGTCGACGGCGTCCCCGTCCTGCCCGGCTCCATGCTCTACCTGGGCTGCGGCCGTACTGAGCTCCCGCTGCGCGCGGCCTCGGACGCGGGCCTGATGCTCCTCGGCGGAGAGCCCTTCGAGGAGGAGATCGTCATGTGGTGGAACTTCGTGGGCCGCGCGGACGAGGAGATCCGCGAGGCGAGGGAGGCGTGGATGACGTCCGACCGCTTCGGCGAGGTCAAGGGCTACGGCGGCGCCCGCCTGGACGCGCCGGAGGTCCCGGCGACCCAGCTGAAGGCGCGGGGTAGGGTGCGCTGA
- a CDS encoding DUF305 domain-containing protein — MRTFTNRTARKTSRKTVRTTARKLALAGAVTATGLLLAACGTDDGMSGTDHGGMSASATTGAPASPPADGAAAPAPGDFNDADVMFAQMMIPHHQQALEMAELADGRAEDPEVKKLVAAIERAQDPEIQKMKAWLKGWGRPESASHGSGGGHSMAGMMSEQDMKDLAAVKGKAFDRKFAELMIAHHNGAVDMAKEEQKSGTNATAKALADDVVRTQSEEVAALRKILDRI, encoded by the coding sequence ATGCGTACCTTCACGAACCGCACCGCCCGGAAGACGTCCCGGAAGACCGTCCGGACCACCGCCCGGAAGCTCGCTCTCGCCGGTGCCGTCACCGCTACCGGTCTCCTGCTCGCCGCCTGCGGCACCGACGACGGCATGAGCGGAACTGACCACGGCGGTATGTCCGCCTCCGCCACCACCGGCGCGCCCGCGTCCCCGCCCGCCGACGGCGCCGCCGCCCCCGCCCCGGGCGACTTCAACGACGCGGACGTCATGTTCGCGCAGATGATGATCCCCCACCACCAGCAGGCCCTGGAGATGGCGGAGCTCGCCGACGGGAGGGCGGAGGACCCCGAGGTCAAGAAGCTGGTCGCCGCGATCGAGCGGGCGCAGGACCCGGAGATCCAGAAGATGAAGGCCTGGCTCAAGGGCTGGGGCAGGCCCGAGTCCGCGAGCCACGGCTCCGGCGGCGGGCACAGCATGGCCGGGATGATGTCCGAGCAGGACATGAAGGACCTGGCCGCCGTCAAGGGCAAGGCCTTCGACCGCAAGTTCGCCGAGTTGATGATCGCCCACCACAACGGCGCCGTCGACATGGCGAAGGAGGAGCAGAAGAGCGGGACGAACGCCACGGCGAAGGCGCTCGCCGACGACGTGGTGCGGACCCAGTCCGAAGAGGTCGCCGCGCTGCGGAAGATCCTCGACCGGATCTGA
- a CDS encoding amidohydrolase → MNGATPTTPEAPVAPADLLLTGARIHTVDPALPEAQALAVRAGRIVWIGSDAEAGPWTGPGTRVLRAGGRLVLPGFVDAHNHVRLGSDDACVQLAGARTLDAIHTRIRAWHTAHPAAEWIEAEAFDYSAIPEGRMPTAADLDPATGDTPALVLSYDVHTAWLNTAALRRLGVDRDHTDLPFGRAVTDPTTGEPTGFVKDFAVKGLSREGHRALRELGLPWAAPDRQYGRLAKSLDDAIGFGITTVVEPQNSLDDLALFERARTEGRLRSRIVAALFHPRGTTDHDLDEFRAAAEEFADDRLRVGPLKLYIDDVVEPRTAALLEPYAGCSHHRGDTFYPPEEFAELLTRLDARGFQCFVHATGDRGIRTVLDAVERARAANGPRDARHQIVHVECLDPADTPRFAALGVVACMQPRHAAPDIAGPGQDWAENVGPDRWHKAWPLRSLHAAGAVLALSSDWNVAEMDPMVGIHAAVTRRPPGGGEAWTAGETIDVATAVEGYTMGSAYANFLEDERGSLTVGKLADFVVLSRDILRIAPEDIPGTVAETVVVGGEVVVER, encoded by the coding sequence ATGAACGGCGCCACCCCGACCACCCCCGAAGCCCCCGTCGCTCCCGCCGACCTCCTCCTCACCGGGGCCCGGATCCACACCGTCGACCCCGCACTGCCCGAGGCCCAGGCCCTCGCCGTCCGCGCCGGACGGATCGTCTGGATCGGCTCCGACGCCGAGGCCGGCCCCTGGACCGGGCCCGGCACCCGGGTCCTCCGGGCCGGCGGCCGGCTCGTCCTGCCCGGCTTCGTCGACGCCCACAACCACGTCCGCCTCGGCTCCGACGACGCCTGCGTCCAACTCGCGGGCGCCCGCACCCTGGACGCGATCCACACCCGGATCCGCGCCTGGCACACCGCGCACCCCGCCGCCGAGTGGATCGAGGCCGAGGCCTTCGACTACTCCGCGATCCCCGAAGGGCGCATGCCCACCGCCGCCGACCTCGACCCGGCCACCGGCGACACCCCCGCCCTCGTCCTCAGCTACGACGTCCACACCGCCTGGCTCAACACCGCCGCGCTGCGGCGCCTCGGCGTCGACCGCGACCACACCGACCTGCCCTTCGGGCGGGCCGTCACCGACCCCACCACCGGCGAACCCACCGGATTCGTCAAGGACTTCGCCGTCAAGGGGCTCTCCCGCGAGGGCCACCGCGCCCTGCGCGAGCTCGGCCTGCCCTGGGCGGCGCCGGACCGGCAGTACGGCCGGCTCGCCAAGAGCCTCGACGACGCCATCGGCTTCGGCATCACCACCGTCGTCGAACCCCAGAACTCCCTGGACGACCTCGCCCTCTTCGAGCGCGCCCGCACCGAGGGCCGGCTGCGCTCCCGGATCGTCGCCGCGCTCTTCCACCCGCGCGGCACCACCGACCACGACCTCGACGAATTCCGGGCGGCTGCCGAGGAGTTCGCGGACGACCGGCTTCGCGTCGGACCGCTCAAGCTCTACATCGACGACGTCGTGGAACCGCGTACGGCCGCGCTCCTGGAACCGTACGCGGGCTGCTCCCACCACCGCGGCGACACCTTCTACCCTCCCGAGGAGTTCGCGGAACTGCTCACCCGCCTCGACGCGCGCGGCTTCCAGTGCTTCGTCCACGCCACCGGCGACCGGGGCATCCGTACGGTCCTCGACGCCGTCGAGCGGGCCCGCGCGGCCAACGGGCCGCGCGACGCCCGCCACCAGATCGTCCACGTCGAATGCCTCGACCCGGCCGACACCCCGCGCTTCGCCGCGCTCGGCGTCGTCGCGTGCATGCAGCCCCGGCACGCCGCCCCGGACATCGCGGGACCGGGCCAGGACTGGGCCGAGAACGTCGGCCCCGACCGCTGGCACAAGGCCTGGCCGCTGCGCAGCCTGCACGCCGCCGGCGCCGTCCTCGCCCTCTCCAGCGACTGGAACGTCGCCGAGATGGACCCCATGGTCGGCATCCACGCCGCCGTCACCCGCCGCCCGCCCGGCGGCGGGGAGGCCTGGACGGCGGGTGAGACGATCGATGTCGCCACCGCCGTCGAGGGCTACACGATGGGCTCCGCCTACGCCAACTTCCTCGAGGACGAACGGGGTTCACTCACCGTCGGCAAGCTCGCCGACTTCGTCGTCCTCTCCCGGGACATCCTCCGCATCGCGCCGGAGGACATCCCCGGCACGGTCGCGGAGACCGTCGTGGTGGGCGGAGAGGTCGTCGTGGAACGCTGA
- a CDS encoding purine-cytosine permease family protein: MLGHETEQVTKGPTATDEVFRVEEHGIDPIPDAERHGGAKEVFWLWFGSNLTFTYVINGALAVAFGLSFWQATAVVVLGGLSFLAIGAAGLSGVRTGTATLVISRAAFGPRGNWPAGLLNWIVSIGYTIVNTVVGTLALEAFFADLGWHGGAVRALSLAVTLALTFAVALWGHATVQFAERWMAYVLAAGFAVLLVLVLPGADTTAPAAAPGASGWSLAFVVMLAGPFSYLPMPADYTRYLPRTTSLKAVTWSGALGGFVSSVALGVAGVAAATQVDMTDAVAGTESLLPGWFQPLFLALVLGGSVTNSIITLYSSSLNLQVLGIPWSRARAIVISAAVTALGSLGALFLTDFTTSLLSFLSLLIIVFAPWGGVFLADMVLRRCTYDSAGLHASGGGPYWYRSGWHPAGVIALVSGLLFSALTCDSELWTGPLVAPLGGADLTLLGAAVSALVYVLLARRTVTPIRA, translated from the coding sequence GTGCTCGGACACGAGACGGAGCAAGTGACCAAAGGCCCGACGGCGACCGACGAGGTCTTCCGGGTCGAGGAGCACGGCATCGACCCCATACCCGACGCCGAACGGCACGGCGGCGCCAAAGAGGTCTTCTGGCTCTGGTTCGGCTCGAACCTCACCTTCACCTATGTCATCAACGGCGCCCTCGCCGTCGCCTTCGGGCTCTCCTTCTGGCAGGCCACCGCCGTCGTCGTGCTCGGCGGCCTCTCCTTCCTCGCCATCGGCGCCGCCGGACTCAGCGGCGTACGCACCGGCACCGCCACCCTCGTCATCTCCCGCGCCGCGTTCGGCCCGCGCGGCAACTGGCCCGCCGGCCTGCTCAACTGGATCGTCAGCATCGGCTACACCATCGTGAACACGGTGGTCGGCACCCTCGCCCTCGAAGCCTTCTTCGCCGACCTCGGCTGGCACGGCGGCGCCGTCCGCGCCCTCTCGCTCGCCGTCACCCTCGCGCTGACCTTCGCCGTGGCCCTCTGGGGCCACGCCACCGTCCAGTTCGCCGAACGCTGGATGGCCTACGTCCTCGCCGCCGGCTTCGCCGTCCTGCTCGTCCTCGTCCTCCCCGGCGCCGACACCACCGCCCCCGCCGCCGCGCCCGGCGCCTCCGGCTGGAGCCTCGCCTTCGTCGTCATGCTCGCGGGCCCCTTCTCGTACCTCCCGATGCCCGCCGACTACACCCGCTACCTGCCGCGTACGACCTCCCTCAAGGCCGTGACCTGGAGCGGAGCCCTCGGCGGCTTCGTCTCCTCCGTCGCCCTCGGAGTGGCCGGGGTGGCCGCCGCGACGCAGGTCGACATGACCGACGCCGTCGCGGGCACCGAGAGCCTGCTGCCCGGCTGGTTCCAGCCGCTCTTCCTCGCCCTCGTCCTCGGCGGATCCGTCACCAACTCGATCATCACGCTCTACTCCTCCAGCCTGAACCTCCAGGTCCTCGGCATCCCCTGGAGCCGCGCCCGCGCCATCGTCATCAGCGCCGCCGTCACCGCGCTCGGCTCCCTCGGCGCGCTCTTCCTCACCGACTTCACCACCTCGCTGCTCTCCTTCCTCTCCCTCCTGATCATCGTCTTCGCCCCCTGGGGCGGCGTCTTCCTCGCCGACATGGTGCTCCGCCGCTGCACCTACGACTCCGCCGGCCTGCACGCGAGCGGCGGTGGCCCCTACTGGTACCGCTCCGGCTGGCACCCGGCCGGTGTGATCGCGCTCGTCTCAGGACTGCTGTTCTCCGCGCTCACCTGCGACTCCGAGCTGTGGACCGGCCCGCTCGTCGCCCCGCTCGGCGGCGCGGACCTCACCCTGCTCGGCGCGGCGGTCTCGGCCCTGGTGTACGTGCTCCTCGCCCGCCGGACCGTGACGCCGATCCGCGCCTGA
- a CDS encoding tetratricopeptide repeat protein — MRAAGEEDQVSDTYYEFGTAAERWDRARFFFDAKEYGTAVRILRGLVAEHPDQTAQRLLLARAYYHSAQLSRAETELRAVLERDPVEHYARLMLGRALERQGRPDEAAPHLRMAAAMAGETPPS; from the coding sequence ATGCGGGCCGCTGGAGAGGAAGACCAAGTGAGCGACACGTACTACGAGTTCGGAACGGCCGCAGAACGCTGGGACCGCGCCCGTTTCTTCTTCGACGCGAAGGAGTACGGAACCGCCGTCCGCATCCTGCGCGGCCTGGTCGCCGAGCACCCGGACCAGACCGCCCAGCGCCTGCTCCTCGCCCGTGCCTACTACCACTCCGCCCAGCTCTCGCGGGCCGAGACCGAACTGCGCGCCGTCCTGGAGCGCGACCCGGTCGAGCACTACGCCCGGCTGATGCTCGGGCGCGCCCTGGAGCGCCAGGGCCGCCCGGACGAGGCCGCGCCGCACCTGCGGATGGCCGCGGCCATGGCGGGCGAAACCCCGCCGTCCTGA